In Harmonia axyridis chromosome 6, icHarAxyr1.1, whole genome shotgun sequence, a single window of DNA contains:
- the LOC123683373 gene encoding DNA replication licensing factor Mcm5 isoform X1 → MEGFDHQGIFFSDNFSVDDNQSSGGVVNFQNTKKNFKEFLRQFHTENFNYKYRDTLKRNYNLRKFYLEVNIEDLRSFDETLADKLTKQPSEFLALFEEAARDVADELTAPRPKGEEEVEDIQIMLTSDANPSNLRDLKSEAVSHLVKIPGIIVSASGIRAKATRITLQCRSCHNILPNLTVKPGLEGYIMPRTCNTEQAGRPKCPQDPYFVMPDKCKCVDFQTLKLQELPDGIPQGEIPRHVPLYCDRYLCDKVVPGNRVSVLGIFSIRKVTKPSRDGRDKAITGVRSSYMRVVGIQLSSDGLGVTSCSTVTAEEEDLFRRMAASPNIYERLANNIAPSIFGCTDIKKAITCLLFGGSRKKLPDGLTRRGDINVLLLGDPGTAKSQLLKFVQNVSPIAVYTSGKGSSAAGLTASVMRDPSTRNFVMEGGAMVLADGGVVCIDEFDKMREDDRVAIHEAMEQQTISIAKAGITTTLNTRCSVLAAANSIFGRWDETKGEENIDFLPTILSRFDMIFIVKDEHDKNRDMILARHIMKVHMNAGQEVEEHKEGELSLELIKKYIYFCRSRCGPRLNAQAAEKLKKRYVLMRSGCLQSEKDNKQSSGIPITVRQLEAVIRISESLAKMQLAPFATETHVNEALRLFQVSTLDAANSGNLAGAEGFTTEEEHEMLCRIERQLKRRFAIGTQVSQQSIVNDFVQQQYPERSIMKVIVAMIRRGQLQHRMQRKMLYRIA, encoded by the exons ATGGAAGGTTTCGATCATCAAGGAATATTTTTTAGCGATAATTTTTCAGTAGACGATAATCAAAGTAGTGGAGGCGTCGTAAATTTCCAAAATACCAAAAAGAATTTCAAAGAGTTCCTTAGGCAATTTCATACAGAAAATTTCAACTACAAATATAG AGATACGTTGAAACGTAACTacaatcttcgaaaattttactTAGAGGTGAATATAGAAGATTTGAGGAGCTTCGATGAAACTCTTGCTGACAAATTAACCAAACAGCCCTCTGAATTCTTGGCGTTATTTGAGGAAGCTGCAAGAGATGTTGCAGATGAACTCACCGCCCCTAGGCCTAAAGGCGAAGAAGAAGTGGAGGATATTCAAATTATGCTCACTTCAGACGCCAATCCTTCGAATTTGAGAGATTTGAAG TCGGAAGCTGTTTCCCACTTGGTTAAGATCCCTGGTATCATTGTAAGTGCGTCTGGAATCAGGGCAAAAGCTACAAGAATCACACTTCAATGCCGTAGTTGTCACAATATATTGCCAAATCTTACAGTTAAACCTGGATTAGAAGGTTATATTATGCCAAGAACATGTAACAC AGAACAAGCTGGAAGGCCAAAATGTCCACAAGACCCTTATTTTGTGATGCCTGACAAATGCAAATGTGTAGATTTTCAAACGTTGAAACTCCAAGAATTACCTGATGGTATTCCTCAGGGTGAGATTCCCAGGCATGTGCCTCTCTATTGTGACAGATATCTCTGTGATAAGGTAGTACCAGGGAATAGGGTCAGTGTACTGGGTATATTTTCTATTAGAAAAGTCACAAAGCCATCCCGT GATGGTAGAGATAAGGCTATAACAGGTGTAAGATCGTCGTATATGAGAGTAGTTGGCATTCAACTAAGCAGTGATGGTTTGGGAGTAACTTCATGTTCAACAGTAACGGCAGAGGAAGAAGATCTTTTCAGAAGAATGGCTGCTTCACCAAATATTTATGAACGTTTGGCTAACAACATTGCTCCTTCTATATTTGGTTGTACAGATATTAAAAAGGCTATAACATGTCTTCTCTTTGGAG GTTCACGTAAAAAGCTCCCTGACGGTCTAACCAGAAGAGGAGACATTAACGTTTTATTACTCGGAGATCCTGGTACTGCTAAGTCCCAATTACTGAAGTTTGTACAGAATGTATCACCTATAGCTGTCTACACTTCTGGAAAAGGAAGTTCAGCCGCTGGTTTGACAGCCTCTGTTATGAGGGATCCATCTACA AGAAATTTTGTTATGGAGGGTGGAGCTATGGTACTTGCTGATGGTGGAGTGGTATGTATCGATGAATTCGATAAAATGAGAGAAGACGATAGAGTTGCCATTCACGAAGCTATGGAGCAACAAACTATCTCCATTGCTAAAGCTGGTATTACCACGACATTGAATACAAGGTGCTCTGTCCTAGCCGCTGCCAACAGTATATTCGGAAGATGGGACGAAACAAAG GgagaagaaaatattgatttcttgCCTACCATACTGTCTCGTTTTGACATGATATTCATCGTGAAGGACGAACACGATAAGAATAGGGATATG attttaGCCCGTCATATAATGAAAGTACACATGAACGCTGGTCAAGAAGTGGAGGAACACAAGGAGGGAGAATTATCTCTGGaactcataaaaaaatatatttatttttgcagATC aCGATGTGGGCCTCGTTTGAACGCCCAAGCGgcggaaaaactaaaaaaacgtTACGTCTTAATGAGATCAGGTTGTTTGCAATCTGAAAAAGACAATAAACAGTCTAGCGGCATTCCAATTACTGTGAGACAACTAGAGGCTGTTATTAGGATCTCAGAGTCTTTGGCTAAGATGCAACTCGCTCCTTTCGCTACTGAGACTCACGTGAACGAAGCTCTGAGGCTGTTCCAGGTCTCAACGTTAGATGCCGCTAATAGCGGTAACTTAGCAG gTGCTGAAGGCTTTACCACAGAGGAAGAACACGAGATGCTGTGCCGTATTGAGAGACAGCTGAAGAGGCGTTTTGCCATAGGTACTCAAGTTTCTCAGCAGAGTATCGTCAATGATTTTGTACAACAACAGTATCCCGAGAGATCGATAATGAAGGTAATTGTGGCTATGATCAGAAGGGGGCAACTCCAGCATAGGATGCAGAGGAAGATGCTCTACAGGATAGCCTAA
- the LOC123683373 gene encoding DNA replication licensing factor Mcm5 isoform X2, whose protein sequence is MLTSDANPSNLRDLKSEAVSHLVKIPGIIVSASGIRAKATRITLQCRSCHNILPNLTVKPGLEGYIMPRTCNTEQAGRPKCPQDPYFVMPDKCKCVDFQTLKLQELPDGIPQGEIPRHVPLYCDRYLCDKVVPGNRVSVLGIFSIRKVTKPSRDGRDKAITGVRSSYMRVVGIQLSSDGLGVTSCSTVTAEEEDLFRRMAASPNIYERLANNIAPSIFGCTDIKKAITCLLFGGSRKKLPDGLTRRGDINVLLLGDPGTAKSQLLKFVQNVSPIAVYTSGKGSSAAGLTASVMRDPSTRNFVMEGGAMVLADGGVVCIDEFDKMREDDRVAIHEAMEQQTISIAKAGITTTLNTRCSVLAAANSIFGRWDETKGEENIDFLPTILSRFDMIFIVKDEHDKNRDMILARHIMKVHMNAGQEVEEHKEGELSLELIKKYIYFCRSRCGPRLNAQAAEKLKKRYVLMRSGCLQSEKDNKQSSGIPITVRQLEAVIRISESLAKMQLAPFATETHVNEALRLFQVSTLDAANSGNLAGAEGFTTEEEHEMLCRIERQLKRRFAIGTQVSQQSIVNDFVQQQYPERSIMKVIVAMIRRGQLQHRMQRKMLYRIA, encoded by the exons ATGCTCACTTCAGACGCCAATCCTTCGAATTTGAGAGATTTGAAG TCGGAAGCTGTTTCCCACTTGGTTAAGATCCCTGGTATCATTGTAAGTGCGTCTGGAATCAGGGCAAAAGCTACAAGAATCACACTTCAATGCCGTAGTTGTCACAATATATTGCCAAATCTTACAGTTAAACCTGGATTAGAAGGTTATATTATGCCAAGAACATGTAACAC AGAACAAGCTGGAAGGCCAAAATGTCCACAAGACCCTTATTTTGTGATGCCTGACAAATGCAAATGTGTAGATTTTCAAACGTTGAAACTCCAAGAATTACCTGATGGTATTCCTCAGGGTGAGATTCCCAGGCATGTGCCTCTCTATTGTGACAGATATCTCTGTGATAAGGTAGTACCAGGGAATAGGGTCAGTGTACTGGGTATATTTTCTATTAGAAAAGTCACAAAGCCATCCCGT GATGGTAGAGATAAGGCTATAACAGGTGTAAGATCGTCGTATATGAGAGTAGTTGGCATTCAACTAAGCAGTGATGGTTTGGGAGTAACTTCATGTTCAACAGTAACGGCAGAGGAAGAAGATCTTTTCAGAAGAATGGCTGCTTCACCAAATATTTATGAACGTTTGGCTAACAACATTGCTCCTTCTATATTTGGTTGTACAGATATTAAAAAGGCTATAACATGTCTTCTCTTTGGAG GTTCACGTAAAAAGCTCCCTGACGGTCTAACCAGAAGAGGAGACATTAACGTTTTATTACTCGGAGATCCTGGTACTGCTAAGTCCCAATTACTGAAGTTTGTACAGAATGTATCACCTATAGCTGTCTACACTTCTGGAAAAGGAAGTTCAGCCGCTGGTTTGACAGCCTCTGTTATGAGGGATCCATCTACA AGAAATTTTGTTATGGAGGGTGGAGCTATGGTACTTGCTGATGGTGGAGTGGTATGTATCGATGAATTCGATAAAATGAGAGAAGACGATAGAGTTGCCATTCACGAAGCTATGGAGCAACAAACTATCTCCATTGCTAAAGCTGGTATTACCACGACATTGAATACAAGGTGCTCTGTCCTAGCCGCTGCCAACAGTATATTCGGAAGATGGGACGAAACAAAG GgagaagaaaatattgatttcttgCCTACCATACTGTCTCGTTTTGACATGATATTCATCGTGAAGGACGAACACGATAAGAATAGGGATATG attttaGCCCGTCATATAATGAAAGTACACATGAACGCTGGTCAAGAAGTGGAGGAACACAAGGAGGGAGAATTATCTCTGGaactcataaaaaaatatatttatttttgcagATC aCGATGTGGGCCTCGTTTGAACGCCCAAGCGgcggaaaaactaaaaaaacgtTACGTCTTAATGAGATCAGGTTGTTTGCAATCTGAAAAAGACAATAAACAGTCTAGCGGCATTCCAATTACTGTGAGACAACTAGAGGCTGTTATTAGGATCTCAGAGTCTTTGGCTAAGATGCAACTCGCTCCTTTCGCTACTGAGACTCACGTGAACGAAGCTCTGAGGCTGTTCCAGGTCTCAACGTTAGATGCCGCTAATAGCGGTAACTTAGCAG gTGCTGAAGGCTTTACCACAGAGGAAGAACACGAGATGCTGTGCCGTATTGAGAGACAGCTGAAGAGGCGTTTTGCCATAGGTACTCAAGTTTCTCAGCAGAGTATCGTCAATGATTTTGTACAACAACAGTATCCCGAGAGATCGATAATGAAGGTAATTGTGGCTATGATCAGAAGGGGGCAACTCCAGCATAGGATGCAGAGGAAGATGCTCTACAGGATAGCCTAA